The genomic stretch CCCGGATGGGGCCGAGACACGCCCCAtgctccccccctccccccccccgcccccctcctcccTATACCTAAAGAGACAGtgaggagggtgggagtgggCGGCTCCGAGAGCATCCCAGCCGGCAGAGCCGTTTCTTCCAGCCCGGCCCCTGAGTTCCTAAGGGGGCACCTCCCCTTCCTACACGCACACTCGAGGTTTCCTGCCCAGCCTTTCAACGAATTTTCTGACTGTTATGTGGCGACTGTGCGGTGGGACCCACATTGGGCCTCGTCTCAAGTGCGAGGCCCTCGCTGTGGAGCTGGGGAGGTTTAGAGGCTGTGGGGAAGGGAAATTGGGGCTTTCCTTCCCCCGCTGCCCCGCCCCACTGGGGCCTCTCTCTGCTGAGGAGCAGTGGTTTGCTGAACAGCAGGGCTGGCTTCCAACCTGCTAATGACTTCAGTGGGTCTGAGGCTGGGGCCAGGTGTCAGCCCGGATGCGCCATCTCAAAACCGTGGAAATGTTGCTATCGTTTTGGCGCTGGCCCCAAAGGTCGGGGTTTCCTTTCTGTCACTCTCTCCGCTGTTGTTTATCTCGCTGGGCCCCGGGAGTCCGGGTCCGGAGGGACTGTGCTCACCACACAGACGTcactccccttcctcccctccccctccctctccctggttCTGAAGAGCTGTTGCCAGCGGGGAGGACGGTGGGGGGAGGCAAAATGTGGAGGGCAGTGTACCTCACTTAGCCTTTTCTCTAAGCTCTGCAGCCTCCTGGCAGCAGCCTCCACACCTGGGTTCTGGGAGGGTGCTCATTTCAGAGAGGGTGAGGTACCGCCCAGGGGTACTGCTGGCCAACGTGAATGACTGAGTGCAGAGAGTGGAAGCAAACCTGGGTGACAACGAGGATCTCTGGACACAGGTGGGAGGCAAAGAGGAGAGGGCAGTGGAGGGTAGAGTGAAAGGACCTCCAGAGGTAGGGGTGtctgtggggggggggtggccctTGCCTCCCCCAGACTTGTGGGGAGGAGTGGAAAGTGGTCCCCACACATTGCCTCTGCAGGGCGGAGGACGGGATCGCAAGCCCCAGCTGGAGAAATAGTCAATTCCAGTGGCAGGGTCGGAGGCAGGATTCTCTAAATCTTGTCTGACTCCTCTGTCCTCCCCTATGCCATGAGCTGAAGCCCTGCTGTGTGTCCTAGGGTCTTCAAAGGGGCACCTGCCACCACCCCAGGGCACTGGCCCCAAGTCCTGTTCCCCCAAAGCTCTGACACCACCTTCTCTCCCCCATGACTCCCACCCTGATGTGCTTCCATGTGCATGTCTGTGTACaaccctcctgccctcccagctcccctGGCTAAAGATTTCCCAGCAGACTTAGTGCCCAGGGATTGAGCTCACATTTCAAGCTGGAGAGGATAACCCTTGGGCCACCCGATATTGCTCACCCTGGATGCTTCTCACTTTGTCTGAGCCGGCAgagctcctccttcctttccttcagcctctcccatcttcctccagccTAGCCAGGCCTGCACCCGCCAAGGGCATGGCCTCCACCTATGCAACATCTCCTttggctcccctcctctccttcctgggggGACTTGGGAGGCACAGATTGTGGGGACACCATGGTGCATGGCCATTGGGGGTTGAGCTTTACTTTCATGTGGAGATGGCTGAGTGGACGGGAATGGAGGCTGGAGAAGGGGAGGTGTGGGCAGGAGGGGACAGCTGCCCAGTAGGCTTCCCTGGGCAGCAGAGCCCACCTGTCTGCCAGCACTGAACCCGCCTGGACCCTGAGTCTGTGCTCCTCAGGGGTCTGGCGGTTGGAGCACCCCTCTTTCCTCTGAATGGACATCTGTGAGGTACAGGTGGTGAGCTGTGGCCTCAGGCCCCAGTTCTTGGCCAGCTGGCACCTGGATGTCATGCCCTTGTGCGAGGACAGCCTGagttgggaggaggagaaggggggcccgtgttattatttttgcctgtATTGACCATTTCTGCCTAGGTCTTCTCACACAGACAGCCTCACCTCCCACACACGCACAGACTTAGAGAGAAACCACTTCTTTGGTCTCTTTTCTTGGTAGCTTTATTGATTGCcagggaaaaatgaaaaccagaaaattaatTAATCTCTAAAATTAAACTTTACACTGAATGTTCTTGTTTCTCTAATTAGAACTCTGCTAGCAGCTGTGGCTatgtacgtacacacacacacacacacacacacacacactcacactctcgCACCTACACGTTTTGCACTCCGGAACTGTCAGAGGGTGTCAGGCACACACAGACAGACTCTAGGTTGCCCAGACAGGCACACATATGCAGTCACTCCCAAGGCCCCTTTGGTGCTCTGCTCAGCGCCTGCTTGTTGGAAGGAGTCCCCGGAGAGCAGGCCCCTTAggctgtggttgcagtgcatgACCCACCCTTTGGAAATGGGTTTAGAGGTTCTGGGCCCTTCAGTGCAAGCAGGATGGAAGATGGGGCTCAGCCTGAATCCATCAGTCCTCGTGGCCCCATCGGTTGATGTGATTCTTGTGGGTGTGGCCCTAGGGTGGGCAGCTGCAGAGTGACGGGGACTCATAGAAGGTATCTGGAGGGCTCCATTTGTCTTGTGGACAAGGGCCTGTGGGGTGGGCTGGGCCTGGATGGGGAGAAGACAGGTTTTTGTCAATTGGGTGCATCACACTGTGGCCTTTCTGTCGTGGATTTCCAAGCGCAAAGATTGTATAAATCAAACTGGTGGATAATAAAGTTGCAGATGACTCACGGACTTCCCTTCCCAGCGTGGCACTTCCCCCGCCATCTCATGGGAAGCTCTCTGGGGAGGCCACTGGGTCTGAGCCACTCCTGCCACCTCTGTTTCCCCCTTCCCAGGTTGGGGGAGAGGATTAGGGGATGGCATGGCCTGTAGAACTGGATCACTTAAGCAGGGTCAAGTAATAGGGAGGTGGCATCTACAGGGGTGAGGGTGGAAGAGCCAGGCAAAGCTCGGCTGCaaccagaggaggaagagagcgTGTAgagacagagtgtgtgtgtgtttgaaggtCTAGAGGTTAAGGATCTGTCGAGGCGATAGGAAAATGGTAGGGAGTGTGGTCAGGGAGGGGGGCAGCCCTCGTGCGAGAGCCTGGGCAGGCGCAGTCCCTCAGAATCCTCTCTGCCTTCCCTATTGCTGGAAGAAGTTGGTCATTTCAAGGGGTCCAGTGATATTCTCTCCCTGGGTATGGGGGCTGGGTCCCACTTCATACCCCTTCTTCCCCTatcccaggcccctccccctgTTCACATCTTTATCCACACAACTTTTGATCACTCACCCCAGCATATTCCTGGTCTCCCTATCTCCCTCCCTCTGGACCGGTGTGACAGTCTGCAGCAGGCATGGCAGGGGCATGAAGTGGGGGATGGGGCACTGCCCCAGCCCTGTCCCCCATCTTATCCCACAGGGTTCTCAGGGCCCTTGGCAGTGATTGGCGACATGAAGTGGCTGGGATTCAAGGCCCGTTGGCGGGCTGCTTCACGATTGGCAGAAAGGGCTTGGCCAATGAGGTACTCGCTCTCCTGGGATACATCTGACAGGCGCAAGTCAAACCCCAGGAGGGTTTTGTTGTCTGACATGCCTTCCAGGAGCTGCTTCCCGCCGTCCTGGGAGAGGAGTACAAGGGAAGTGGTCATTTTACATCGCTTCCCAGGATCACACACACACGTTTGTGTATAGAGGCgactgaaacaaaagtttcacaaaataatatttaacctAGTTGTGTAGCACACTGGTGTTTTCTATTCTATGCTATCCTAGTCCATTCTATTCCATAAGAAAAATGGTGCTCAAGACTCACTAAATTGATTTTTCAATCCCAATGCTTTGAAAAACATGGCTCTGTGGCGGTGATGGTAATCCCATGCATCTGGTTCAGCCCTGGGCATGTGAGGCCGATCTGGCTAATGCAATGTGAGGAGGACGTTTGGAGGGAGTGACTTCTGGGAAGGTTCTCACTGAAGGAAGAACGAAAGAGAGGGGCGTTTGCCCTTTTTCTGCTTCTGAGCATGGCCCCATGTGAgatgcagcagccatcttggcaCCATGAGAGGAGCACCCGAGAGGCCACGGCCATGTGGTGAGAGAATGGCACTGACCCCAGGAATTTACCAACCCCAGCACTCGCTACCCTGGGGCTTCTGATTAGGGACAGCATGAATATTCCTCTTGTTTACGCCATTTTCTGGTTAACTTGTAACCAAGAGTGCCCCCTCTGGAGACAGTGTGTGTGGGCAAGACTGTCCTCTGGGGAGGGTGAGTAGAGGGTGCAGGGGCCTGACTGGAGTACACAGAGGGCCCTCCCCATAGTCCTCACAGCTCCAGCCCCTTCTGGTTTGGGTGGGCCAGGCCCCGTGTGAAAGAATTTCATGGTGGGAGGTAGAGCGCAGCTGTTCTGTGCTTGTGACGCTATAGTGCATTGCAAAGTCAACTTAATAGGCTATGgaagcattaaagaaaataaagtacataGAATATAAAGGGAAACATCAGCATATATCACAAGCAGTAGGAGTAAACTCCAATTATGTTGATGGATGTGTTCACGAGGTGTTGGTGTAAGTTGCGTTTCTTACTCTGAGACTTGGTCAAGAAAATTTGAGAGACATTGTCTGTTGGAAGGGACCCAGGCTTTCAATcagtcctgggtttgaatcacagctctgccactttctgctGACTGGATGCTCTCAGGCAACTcactaacctctctgagactcaattttccatctgtaaagtagggGTAAGAGTACACATTTTATGAGATAACTGTGAGCATTAAAGGAACACTAATGGATATTGGGTATCTAGCATAGTATATAACCCTGAGTGATAGTGAAAGCTAGCAATTACTGAGAACCTAGCCAGTGCCTGTGATGGTTAGTTGCTTTACAAGTATAacatttaatcctcccagtaaCAACATTTAaagtagatactgttattatccccattttacagatgaggaaatggaggcccccaaaagttaagtaacttaaccAAGTGcttaatggcagagctgggattggaatgAGGTAAAGTCTGCGATCTTAACAATTATCCTGTAAGTGCCCCATTGCTGTTGGATTCAACATCCACCCTCCAAAGGCCCCAGGGCCTCTCCTTGGCCCTGCCAGCCCCAGGAGCGGTGGCTCACCTGCCCGATGTGGTTGCAGCTCAGGTTGATGCTGGTGAGCGTGGTGTTGATGGAGAGCACCTGGGAGAGGAGTGTGGCAGTGGGCTCAGACAGCTCATTGCCACCGAGGTGCAGCGTGGTGAGGCACTTGTTGGTCTGCAAGGCGTGGGCAAGTGCCTGGCCGCCCTCATCCTCAATGCAGTTGAGGCGCAGGTTGAGGGAAAGGAGGTTGGTATTGTGTGCCAAGGCGTGAGCCAGTGACTGGGCACCAGCTGCACGCACCTGGTTGTTGGCCAGGTTGAGCACACGCAGGCGGCTGTGGCTCAGCAGCTTGGCGGCAGCACGCCCACCACGGTCCCCAATGAGGTTGTGTGACAGGTCCAGCTCCTCTAAGGTTGGATGGTCCAGGAGGCTGTGAATTAGGATGCGCGCCTTGTCATCATCCACCTTGCTTCGGGTCAGCCTGAAGATCTGTGGGCAGGTAGAGGGTCTACGGTACTGGGCAGCCAGGAATAATCTGTCTGCCTGCCCACCTTCTGCAGATAACGAAGGGAGGTGCAGGGAGGCCTGAGGTTCTGCTCACCTGGTGTTGGCCACCTGGCTGGCTTTTGGATGGGGCAGGCCTACCTAGCATGGCAGAGCAGTATAGAATTGGTGGCAGGCAGTAGGGGGGAAAGGCTACTGTTTATCAAGAaattactatgtgctgggcatgcTGCTAGAACATTTCATAACCATTATCTCTAACCCTCAGCATCCCAGTGAGGTAGGAGTTCTCTCCATTTACAGATAGAAAATGGAGGCTGAGGGCGAATACATCATTTGCCGAGTCACGCAGTGATTGAGCTGCAGAGGCAGattttgaatccaggtctgtctgatgccCCAGCCCCTTAGTGTGCCCTCTTCAGATGGCTAAAACCCACCAGCATAAGGAGAGGATCTCTTTGAAGGAGATTGCCAGGATAAGAACTGGGGAGAAAGTGGGAAGggtgagaaatagaaaatagattttttttcgttagtgccatcaagtcaattccaGCCCCCAGTTCTCCTGGTggccctgtgtgcagcagagtggaaccctgcccaatctttttgcaccatcctctctatcagacaatgctctgctgctattcaaagagttttcatggccaattttttcagaagtgggtggccaggtccttctttctagtctgtcttggtctggaagctccgcagaaacctgtccaccatgggtgaccctgctggtatttgaaataccagtggtatagctttcagcatcacagcaacatgcagccaccctGGTATGACAACGACAggcgggtggtgtggttccctgactgggaaacaaaccctggccgaggtggtgagagtgccatcttaaccactagaccaccagggctggctagaaAATGGATGggatgaagaaaaaagataagagaaagggGGTAGGCCCAGCATTATGAATACTGGAGATGGGAGCCATTACCCCTTTCCTTCTCACGGGCTTGTTCCATTCCTCCCTCTTCTTTGAGGCCTCTCTACTGTCTCCctatctttctctcctctcctttctttacATCTTAGCCAGTTTGAGTTATTTGTCCCTCTTGTCTTTTCATTGCATCTATCTGGCAAAGGTCCAATCCTGGATCAACTCCACTCTATTTTCTGCATGTCTGTGCCCAAACAACTGACATGATGGAAAATGTCACATGACAGGACTGGTTGGTACCACCGGAACCACCAATGGGCCCTCAGTGCTGTGTGCCAATTCAACTCTGTTTCTCTGGCCAACATACTCTCTCATGATCTACAACAACTATTTCAACCTTCTGCAGCCTCCTCAAACTTCAGGAGGCCACCCTACAGCCTCCTTTCAACAGGTACGTCTCCTACAGCCTCCCCAGCCATTGAATGGGAACCCCTCATTTTCCTAATCCCAAACACAAACCCAGTGCTACCCACCACATCCACTCTCCCCTCTGCTCAGAGCCACCTGCCCCACCTCAGTCCTAGATGCCAcctctcctgccttcccaggAACCTTCCTTGGTCAATGAACCTGTGCCTCTCTCCTGTATTCAGCTCCTTTCTTGCAATTAGATGGAGCTTTACATTGATTTTAAACACTTGCAAGTTTCTTCTTAAGAAAACCCAAACCTGTCATTTATTACAGCTCTACCTTTCACCTCCTTCACAGCCAAGTTCTTGAAAAAGCTGAGCACAGtccttctgtttcctcacttCCCACTCTCCATAAACCACTCTGATCTGGCCTTTGCTCCCGGCACTCCACTGACATAGCTCCCCCTCAGTGACCTCCGTGTTTGCTAAACCCACCCTGTTGCTTTTCACTCCCTCTTTCTGAAATGCGTCCCTCCTTTGGCTCTATGACACAATGCCCTGCCCCCTTTTTCTTCCTGGCTGGCTCTCCCTCTTCCAACCAGAATATTTAGGACATACTTagactaaaaaaattattcattgtgtatctaaaattcagattttctggatgtcctgtattttcatttgctaaatctggcaaccctatccTAGGTGCAATGTTACATTCATATGATTGCTGATTAGTGCCTTTTATCCCACCGGACTGTTAGCTCCAGAGGGCACAGATGGTATAATTTTGATCGTTGCTGAATCTTCAGCACCTAGGACAGGGTCTAGAGGGCGGACCTTAGTTGGATGAGTCAATGGTCGGTGAACTGGGAGGGCAGTTAATCTCTGCATCCTCAGAATCCAGCTTGGTGTGGGGTGCATGAATGAGAAGGAAATAGGAGGAAGAAGATGGtgatgggggaggaagggaaggggagagggaatcagagagaggctgagaatgggaggtgggggaaggctGGAGGCGGACGGTACCTTGAGAGTGTGGCATGCCTTGATGGTGGCCGCCAGGGAGTGGCAGTCCCGGTAGGTGAAGAGGAAGAGGTTCCACTCGAAGTTCATGCCACAGTCCTTGACACCGTACACCAGGTCCAGCTCCTCCAGATGGCTCAGGCCAGCCACCAGGTCACCCAGTTGGTAGTGGTCCATGGCGggctcctccatctctccctcgCTGCCCGAGTCAGACTGTTCCCCACTCCACGGTGGCGGTGGCAGCTGCACGGGCGGAAGGAACTGATCCACTTGGATCCTGCGCACATACTTCCTGCAGAGTGGCAGCAGGTCGAGGATCACCGCGGGGTCCGTGGTGTTTGGGATGAAGTGCTTTAGCAGGTTCTCCAGGTGCCGCTCAAAGAACATGCGCTTCCAGCTGCCGCCATGCTTGGCCACGTAGCACACAGGCCAGCGCTGCATGCAGCAGCGGCGCCAGTAGCTCTCATCATTGATCAGGTTGGCGGTCACAGCCAGCGGCAGGTCAGGGGACAGGTGGTTCAGGACCTTCTGCTGGTGCTCTGGGAGCAGCTGCTTCAGGATAGGGTTGTCTTTgggaacagaggaaggaaagcaggagtcACAGTGTTGGGACAACAGAACATGGTGCTCGGGGCTGGGCCTGCCTGGGGGGCACTGAGGAAAGGGAAGACCCTCCCCTGCCTCCGGGAGCCCCAGCCTTTCCTCTCAGGGAGCATCTGAGCAGGGAGACACAGCCCTTGGCTTTGGGCTGCTCCCGCCTGAAGGTGGACATCTTAGCATCTGGTCTCAGGAGCTCCCAGTCCGAGGAAGAATCTCAGGCCCAGGCCTCAGTTATCATTTAGTCTGATGGAGGGAACAACCCCTGACTTCAGAGGCTCCCAATCTGatttgattcattcatttcaaaacaaaaaaaattttgagcacctactatgtgccagacactgttctaagtgctgagGATACAGGAGTGAACCAAATGGAGGAAGCCTCTCCCTGTTATGAGGGGAGGCTTATTGTAGGTGTCTATATACATACGAATATATTGTAGGTAGATGGTGATAGGTGCTGTAGACAAATTGATGGCCCCCTTCAGAGAGCTCCCCAGCTGGTAGGAGAGGTTGGCAACTTGTCTTTGAAAAGGATGAATATTTACAGAGCATAGAGTATAAAACAAACCAAGAACCTATACACACCATGGAAGACTCCAAGAGAGTGGAGAGCAATCAACCAGGGAGTGCTTTCTGGAGGAGGAGGTAGATATGGTTTGGGCTGGAGAGAGTGGGAAAGGTGAGGAGAAGGCATAGGCATGGAGGGCACAGTGTGGGTGGGAGTCTGGTGGGGCCTGGAAGTGGGGACAGCAGGAGAAACTGTCCTGGTCCCGGGGGGAAGGAAGTGTTGAGTGGAGATGAGGACACTGTGTaggagggcaggggctgccaCAGGACCCAGCTCTGAGGCCCCATCTCCAGGTAGTCcccacccaccttcccctcctcctggccttctccctcctgcccaaTGCAGGGACAGACTCACTCTGGAAGTTCTTGACGATGTGCTGAATGCAGAGCTCTCTGAGGAGGGGCACAATGGCCAGGGACCACTCCGCATCCTCAGCGATGATCCTGCGCATCCGACGTACATTGGCCCCAGAATTCGGGCCCTTGGACTTCACGGGGGTTGGATTGACTGTGGGCTTTGAGGGCTGCTGGGCTGTGCTCGAAGCTTGGCCTGCAGTGGAGGACCGGTcctgggtggaggtggaggagcgGCTGGGGACCGACAATGATGGTGGTGTTACGGTTTCCTGCATGCTGGGGACTGGCAAAAGAGGGGCAGGTGGCCACTTGGTGATGGCCTTGTGACAGACAGTTTCTCAGACTGGCAGGTCCTTGATGCTAGTGGGAACCTGAAGCGAGAGGATGGGGTAGAGGTTACTTTGGAGGGTCTCGGTGGGCATTTACCAGGAGAGGTAGCACAAAGTGGTTCTTAAGGGTCAGTCTCTGGAGTAGAATCGATGCAAGTACAAATCCCACTGACTAGTTGTGTGGCCTCGGGCAAGTCCCTGAGCCTCTTTGAGTTTCGGATGCCTCCCTTGCAAAAGGAGGATAACAGTTGCCATAGAAGATGCTTGGGAGGAGTGAATACGATAGGGCATCCAAAGAGGCATGGTATCCTGTGGCACATGGAACTGTAGCAAGGAGCAGCCCCAAATTGCCCAGCAATTACGGGCAATTGCTGTATGCTGGacgtatttttcttttagttctttatgcatattaattcatttcatcctcacaaaagCCTTTTTGAAATAGGCACttgtattattcccatttttctgatGTGAAACAAAGCACATAGAGGTTAACTGATTTCGCTCCATGTGACACAGCTTATAAATAACAAGAATGGGTGTAAACTCAGTCTATCAAgttcatactcttttttttttttgctgaggaagattcagctTGAgctaacttattttttttattgtggtaacattggttgatgacattatataaatttcaggtgtacattgttatatatttcgatttctgtatagattacatcatgttcaccacccaaacattAATTACTAtccctcaccacacacatgtgcctaatcacccctttcaccctcctccctccctgggctaacttctgttgccaatcctcctctttttgcttgaggaagatttgccctgagctaatatctgtgccagtcttcctttattttgtatgtgggtccccaccactgcatggctgccaacaagtggtgtaggcccGCAccggggaactgaacccaggccaccaaagtggagcatgctgaacttaaccactaggccacagggcccacCCCTCTTAACCCTGCATTGTACTGCCCCTCTGAGGGTCAGGGGAGGGCGTGTGTATTGCCAAAAGATTGCGGTATAAAAAGAACCATTTAGTTCAAAACAGCTCCCTGcactaagtatttttttaaatgcatcttttttttttttttaaagattggcacctgagctaacatctgttgccaatcttttcttttcttttttcttcttctccccaaagccccccagtacaaagttatgtattctagttgtaggtcctctggctctgctttgtgggacattgcctcagcacggcttgatgagcgctgctaggtccatacccaggatctgaactggtgaaaccctgggccactgaagtggagcatgcgaacttaaccactcggccacagggccggcctctgcACTAAGTGTTGTACAGAGCAGTAACGGCTTGACCAGGAGGATGGAGTTGAGAACAGCACTggccaatagaaatataatgcaggCCAAAATGCAAACCACGTATACTACAGATCTTTCTAgacttatgatggggttacatcccaataaacccatagtaagttgaaaatatcataagtcaaaaatgcaCTTAATACACCTAAGGTCCTGAACATCGTGGCTTAGCCCGGCCTGTCTCCAACACGCTCAGAGCACtgacattagcctacagttgggcaaaaccACCTAACATAGAGCCTATTTTATagtaaagtgttgaatatctcatgtaactgattgaatactgtactgaacgTGAACAACAGAATGGTTGTGAGTGTGTCGGTTGTTCACCTGTTGTGGGGCTGACCGGGAGTTGCGGCTGCTGCCGCCACCCAGCATCATGAGGGAGGACCGTATCACATATCGCTAACCTGGGAACCAATCAGAATTCAAAATTGAAGAACGGTTTCCACTGAATGCGAATGGCTTTCGCACCATCGTAAAGGTGAAAAATCCTAAGGCGAACCATGGTGAAGTCAGGGACTGACTGTATTTAAGTTTTTCTAGGACCcacattaaaaaagcaaagagaaacaggtgaaattaattttatatttaatccaatatgtccaaaatattatcacttaaatatgtaattaacatacaaattattaatgagatattatatgtatattttttcatactaagcCTGGTCTTAGTATGAAAAAGGTCTGAtggctcaatagccacatgtggctactgttTTGGACAGTGCAggctgagagaggaaggagggggaactGGACCCAGGCCCTGTCCAGGGTgcccccctccttctcctcttcccctctgaggGCTCCGGCTCCTTCAGTCTCCCCATCCCTGTCTTCCCAGTTCTCCCAGCGTCCCTGCATTCCAGACGGCAGTGGGAAGGCGTGGGAGGCGAAAAGGCAGCTAAATCTGGGGCTGAAGACAGAAGACAGAGGATGTATCTGGGACTGGGGATGCCCCATTTGTCCATCTCTGCACCCTTGCTGGGGGAGCCCCTGCCCTGAGTCTGCAGGCGGAAATGCCcgcagcccctcctccagcactTCCCCCTGACATTTGCTCCCTGACTCGGCGCACGGTGTAGTGGCCGGTGGGAAGGAACACTCTGAACCTGCAAAGGTGTCCTTGACAGATGGAGGGGACCAGATGGCGctccccagccagccaggcaTCTCAAGGAGGGAGAGActggtgctgtgtgtgtgtgtgtgtgtgtgtgtgtgagggagcgTGAGAGGGCAGTGTACGAAAGATAGCTGTGTGTCCGTGACACCCTTATGCAAATCAAATGCAAATTCACAAACAGATTGTGTCCAGAATGGTGGGATAACCAGCTGGTACTTTTTAACTAATGGCCCCTCAGAGGGTGTGGCTGGCAGTGGGTGCTCCTTAGAGGCGCCAGATGACTTTGCATTTCTGGCTTTGCTTGTGACTTGCTGTgcgaccttggccaagttacttaacttatctgagcttcagttttcttatctgtaaaacagaataataatatcTTCCTATGCAGGCTGTTGTGGAGATAATATCTGAGAATACTGGAGGGGTGTGTGGAGGATGAAGGACGGGGGTCTTAGGCTGGGCAGAAGACACCCTGGAGACCTGTTCCTTGCATGCTGACCTGAGATGGTATCTGTGAGTGAGGCCCTTACCTATGTCGAGGGGACATGCGAAGGGCACGGTGGCAGTGGTGGTGTTCGGGGCTGGATAGAAGGACAGAGGAGCCTGGCAgtttgggaaagagaaagaggaaagagacaacAGGCCACCCCTGCTCCTGCCAGCTCCACATCTGTGCTCCTGGGGCTCCCTCCTAGTTCTGACCTAAAACATTCGGGCATTCTCCTTGGTCCCAGATGCATCCCAAGACCCTCTGCAGGCCAACCCATGGGAGCAGGACCCAGCTTGGCTGAGGGCCACAGATTCCTGGCTGGTGTCACCCTGCAGCTGGCTCTCCAGGCATTTCTCACAACACCGCCCAGCCTCCCCATCCTGGCAGGCGGTCCCCTCTTTCCTCCTGGGAGGCCGAAT from Equus przewalskii isolate Varuska chromosome 19, EquPr2, whole genome shotgun sequence encodes the following:
- the TCTE1 gene encoding dynein regulatory complex subunit 5 isoform X3 yields the protein MQETVTPPSLSVPSRSSTSTQDRSSTAGQASSTAQQPSKPTVNPTPVKSKGPNSGANVRRMRRIIAEDAEWSLAIVPLLRELCIQHIVKNFQNNPILKQLLPEHQQKVLNHLSPDLPLAVTANLINDESYWRRCCMQRWPVCYVAKHGGSWKRMFFERHLENLLKHFIPNTTDPAVILDLLPLCRKYVRRIQVDQFLPPVQLPPPPWSGEQSDSGSEGEMEEPAMDHYQLGDLVAGLSHLEELDLVYGVKDCGMNFEWNLFLFTYRDCHSLAATIKACHTLKIFRLTRSKVDDDKARILIHSLLDHPTLEELDLSHNLIGDRGGRAAAKLLSHSRLRVLNLANNQVLSINTTLTSINLSCNHIGQDGGKQLLEGMSDNKTLLGFDLRLSDVSQESEYLIGQALSANREAARQRALNPSHFMSPITAKGPENPVG
- the TCTE1 gene encoding dynein regulatory complex subunit 5 isoform X2, with the translated sequence MQETVTPPSLSVPSRSSTSTQDRSSTAGQASSTAQQPSKPTVNPTPVKSKGPNSGANVRRMRRIIAEDAEWSLAIVPLLRELCIQHIVKNFQNNPILKQLLPEHQQKVLNHLSPDLPLAVTANLINDESYWRRCCMQRWPVCYVAKHGGSWKRMFFERHLENLLKHFIPNTTDPAVILDLLPLCRKYVRRIQVDQFLPPVQLPPPPWSGEQSDSGSEGEMEEPAMDHYQLGDLVAGLSHLEELDLVYGVKDCGMNFEWNLFLFTYRDCHSLAATIKACHTLKIFRLTRSKVDDDKARILIHSLLDHPTLEELDLSHNLIGDRGGRAAAKLLSHSRLRVLNLANNQVRAAGAQSLAHALAHNTNLLSLNLRLNCIEDEGGQALAHALQTNKCLTTLHLGGNELSEPTATLLSQVLSINTTLTSINLSCNHIGQMEN
- the TCTE1 gene encoding dynein regulatory complex subunit 5 isoform X1, which translates into the protein MQETVTPPSLSVPSRSSTSTQDRSSTAGQASSTAQQPSKPTVNPTPVKSKGPNSGANVRRMRRIIAEDAEWSLAIVPLLRELCIQHIVKNFQNNPILKQLLPEHQQKVLNHLSPDLPLAVTANLINDESYWRRCCMQRWPVCYVAKHGGSWKRMFFERHLENLLKHFIPNTTDPAVILDLLPLCRKYVRRIQVDQFLPPVQLPPPPWSGEQSDSGSEGEMEEPAMDHYQLGDLVAGLSHLEELDLVYGVKDCGMNFEWNLFLFTYRDCHSLAATIKACHTLKIFRLTRSKVDDDKARILIHSLLDHPTLEELDLSHNLIGDRGGRAAAKLLSHSRLRVLNLANNQVRAAGAQSLAHALAHNTNLLSLNLRLNCIEDEGGQALAHALQTNKCLTTLHLGGNELSEPTATLLSQVLSINTTLTSINLSCNHIGQDGGKQLLEGMSDNKTLLGFDLRLSDVSQESEYLIGQALSANREAARQRALNPSHFMSPITAKGPENPVG